The DNA region CAAAACACCCCATAGTCTGAATTTCTTAGGCGATTTCAACTTGGCAGCGGAGGCATGGATTATAAGAGATTACCTTGAAACCATAGGTCTAGAACTTAAAACAGTCATAACAGGAGATGCAACCATAGACTCGCTCAGAGCGGCAAAATCAGCGACTATTAATGTGGTTCAATGTGCCGGCTCCATGACCTATCTGGCCAAACAAATGAAAATGAATTACGACATTCCTTTTGAGAATATAAGATTTTTTGGCATTAAGGATACCATTAGATCTCTTAGAAAAATCGTGTTTTCTATAGGAACAGAAGAACATGTGAAACGATTTGAGACATTGGTGGCTCAAAAAGAGGCTTATTATCAACCGATGGTAGAAGCTTATAAAAGAAAATTAATCGGCAAAAAAGTCGCACTGTATGTTGGCGGTGGTTTTAAAGCCATATCACTTATAGAACAATTTGCAGATTTAGGCATCCAGACGGTACTGGTGGGGACACAAACAGGCTCAAAAGAAGAATATGAGCAATTTAGAAAACTAACAGGAGAAGGGACAGTAATCTTAGATGATACCAACCCGACTGAACTGGAACATTTTATTAAAGAAACAGGCGCCCATATATTGGTAGGTGGCGTTAAGGAAAGACCATTGGCTTATAAGCTTGGTGTTTCCTTCATTGATCACAATCATGAAAGAAAGCATCCTTTATGTGGATTTGAAGGGGCACTTAATTTTGCGATGGAAGTGGATGCCACCGTTAATTCACCTGTTTGGGATATTGTGAAAACATTC from Petrocella atlantisensis includes:
- the nifE gene encoding nitrogenase iron-molybdenum cofactor biosynthesis protein NifE — protein: MNQKSTIIADHRENQVLVNDKQKNQAIACDTHSVSGVVSQRACVYCGARVVLNPITDAAHIVHGPIGCASYTWDIRGSLSSDSELFRTSFSTDLREHDIIFGGEKKLIAAIDEIVIREKPKAVFIYSTCVVGVIGDDVKAIAKKAEIKHGIRVIPVHSSGFSGSKKDGYKAACHAILDLMGPEKVEVKTPHSLNFLGDFNLAAEAWIIRDYLETIGLELKTVITGDATIDSLRAAKSATINVVQCAGSMTYLAKQMKMNYDIPFENIRFFGIKDTIRSLRKIVFSIGTEEHVKRFETLVAQKEAYYQPMVEAYKRKLIGKKVALYVGGGFKAISLIEQFADLGIQTVLVGTQTGSKEEYEQFRKLTGEGTVILDDTNPTELEHFIKETGAHILVGGVKERPLAYKLGVSFIDHNHERKHPLCGFEGALNFAMEVDATVNSPVWDIVKTFKTNNETKSESKTKTKIKQANEVQPFDVIDLTIEGGVL